The DNA window CTTTGCCGACGGCACGATTTCGACATGGCTTGCGCAGAGCCTTGCCGTGTTCCGCCATTTCACCAAGGGCAAGCAGATCCTGGTCGGCTCTTCGATGGGCGCCTGGATCGCGCTGCGCATGGTGCAAGAGTTGCGCAAGGCTGGCGATAGCAACATCGCCGGCCTGGTGCTGCTGGCGCCGGCGCCGGATTTTACCGCCGAACTGGTCGAACCGGTGCTGACGCAGGCGCAGAAGCGCGACCTCACTGAGAAAGGCTTCTTCGAAGAGCCGTCGGACTATTCCGCCGAGCCTTACATCTACACGCGCTCGCTGATCGAGGACGGGCGCGACAATTTGGTGATGACAGGCCCGATCGACACGCATTGCCCGGTGCATATCCTGCAGGGGCTGGCCGATGCGGACGTGCCGGCAAGCCACGCGCTGAAGCTGGTCAGCCTGCTGCCGGCCGACGACGTGACCTTGTCGCTGATCCCTGACGGCGACCACCGCCTGTCGCGGCCGCAGGACCTCGACATGCTGGTGCGGGCCGTCGACGCGATGGCGCAGAGGGGGAACTGATGCGCGTTTCCATTCCGATACACGCGTTCGTCGCCGCCATCGTCGGCTTTGGCGGCACGCTGGCCATCGTCATCGCCGCCGCCAAGGCAGTCGGCGCGACGCAGATCGAGACGGCAAGCTGGGTGACGACCATCTGCCTGGCCATGGCGATCGAGAGCCTGTGGCTGTCCTGGCGCACGAAGATGCCCGTCATCACCGCCTGGTCGACGCCGGGCCTGGCGCTGATCGCGGCCTCGAGCGGCTTTTCGATGGGCGAGGCCGTCGCCGCCTTCATCGTCACCGCCATCCTTCTGATCG is part of the Mesorhizobium loti genome and encodes:
- a CDS encoding alpha/beta hydrolase translates to MNATPPVFIDVDGTRIAVRHNAGSAPGIVWLGGYKSDMLGTKAETLSDWAAREGRAFLRHDYSGHGESGGAFADGTISTWLAQSLAVFRHFTKGKQILVGSSMGAWIALRMVQELRKAGDSNIAGLVLLAPAPDFTAELVEPVLTQAQKRDLTEKGFFEEPSDYSAEPYIYTRSLIEDGRDNLVMTGPIDTHCPVHILQGLADADVPASHALKLVSLLPADDVTLSLIPDGDHRLSRPQDLDMLVRAVDAMAQRGN